One genomic segment of Microcella indica includes these proteins:
- a CDS encoding alpha/beta fold hydrolase — protein sequence MITTLAGGRVLAEKHGATPPTVVALHGWARDGTDFGTIVSGLDAVCLHLPGFGPAPAPDEVWGSEDYAELVAEAVAAYAPVIIVGHSFGGRVAARLAARRPELVRGLILTGVPLLRLQAPVAPPLGYRVARWANRRGLLSDERMDALRNERGSADYRAAEGVLRGVLVRVVNESYDEELDELAAGTVPVRFVWGEHDTAAPTEAGRLAAERVGSPFRIVPGSAHLLEGDLELAVREELLALIAETAEQG from the coding sequence GTGATCACGACCCTCGCTGGCGGCCGCGTCCTCGCCGAGAAGCACGGGGCGACCCCTCCGACGGTCGTCGCCTTGCACGGCTGGGCGCGCGACGGCACCGACTTCGGCACGATCGTCTCGGGCCTCGACGCGGTGTGCCTGCACCTTCCCGGGTTCGGGCCGGCTCCGGCGCCCGACGAGGTGTGGGGCAGCGAGGATTACGCCGAACTCGTCGCCGAGGCGGTCGCCGCCTACGCGCCCGTGATCATCGTCGGGCACTCGTTCGGCGGCCGCGTCGCGGCACGTCTGGCTGCTCGCCGCCCCGAGCTCGTGCGCGGCCTCATTCTCACCGGTGTGCCGCTGCTGCGCCTGCAGGCACCGGTCGCCCCGCCACTGGGCTACCGCGTGGCGCGCTGGGCGAATCGGCGCGGTCTGCTGAGCGACGAGCGCATGGATGCTCTGCGCAACGAGCGCGGATCCGCCGACTATCGCGCCGCCGAGGGCGTGCTGCGCGGCGTCCTGGTGCGAGTGGTCAACGAGTCGTACGACGAGGAGCTCGACGAGCTTGCCGCGGGCACGGTGCCCGTGCGCTTCGTGTGGGGCGAGCACGACACGGCGGCGCCGACGGAGGCTGGGCGGCTGGCTGCCGAGCGAGTCGGGTCGCCGTTCCGCATCGTGCCGGGCAGCGCCCACCTGCTCGAGGGCGACCTCGAACTGGCCGTGCGCGAGGAGCTTCTCGCGCTCATCGCCGAGACCGCGGAGCAGGGCTGA
- a CDS encoding NAD(P)H-dependent glycerol-3-phosphate dehydrogenase, whose product MTEAVRLPLPNLDADAPRVAVLGAGSWGTTFAKILADGGADVVMWARRREVAQEITETHRNSGYLPGINLPGNLRGHDSLEHVLAGAEQVYLSVPSQSLRANLASIRDIVPADVPVVSLMKGVEKGSGLRMSEVIRDELRIDEERIAVVSGPNLALEIAKRQPTAAVVSSAHRDTAVAVAQVASNEYFRCFVNTDVVGTEFGGVLKNLIAVAVGIADGVGYGENTKASIITRGLVEITDFAVAFGGRSETMTGLAGLGDLIATCESPLSRNNTAGRLLGQGYAFAQVIAQMNQTAEGLSSVGPILELASTKGVSMPIVAQVARVLEGTLDPRELAPHLATDSDEPQGE is encoded by the coding sequence CTGACGGAAGCGGTGCGATTGCCGCTGCCGAACCTCGATGCTGACGCGCCGCGCGTCGCCGTGCTCGGCGCCGGCTCGTGGGGCACGACGTTCGCGAAGATCCTCGCCGATGGCGGTGCCGACGTCGTCATGTGGGCGCGCCGGCGCGAGGTCGCGCAGGAGATCACCGAGACCCACCGCAACAGCGGCTACCTGCCCGGCATCAACCTGCCCGGCAATCTGCGCGGCCACGACTCGCTCGAGCACGTGCTCGCGGGTGCCGAGCAGGTGTACCTCTCGGTGCCGAGCCAGAGCTTGCGCGCCAACCTCGCCTCGATTCGCGACATCGTGCCCGCCGACGTGCCCGTCGTGAGCCTCATGAAGGGGGTCGAGAAGGGCAGCGGGCTGCGCATGAGCGAGGTGATCCGCGACGAGCTGCGCATCGACGAGGAGCGCATCGCCGTCGTGAGCGGCCCCAACCTGGCCCTCGAGATCGCGAAGCGCCAGCCGACCGCGGCCGTCGTCTCGAGCGCCCACCGCGACACCGCCGTCGCCGTCGCGCAGGTCGCGTCGAACGAGTACTTCCGCTGCTTCGTCAACACCGACGTCGTCGGCACCGAGTTCGGGGGAGTGCTCAAGAACCTCATCGCCGTGGCCGTGGGCATCGCCGACGGCGTGGGCTACGGCGAGAACACGAAGGCATCGATCATCACCCGCGGGCTTGTCGAGATCACCGACTTCGCGGTCGCGTTCGGCGGCCGCTCCGAGACCATGACGGGGCTCGCGGGTCTCGGCGACCTCATCGCGACGTGCGAATCCCCGCTCTCGCGCAACAACACGGCGGGCCGTCTGCTCGGTCAGGGCTACGCCTTCGCGCAAGTGATCGCCCAGATGAACCAGACCGCAGAGGGTCTCTCCTCCGTCGGCCCGATTCTCGAACTGGCATCCACCAAGGGCGTCTCGATGCCGATCGTCGCGCAGGTCGCGCGTGTGCTCGAGGGAACCCTCGACCCGCGCGAGCTCGCCCCGCACCTCGCCACGGATTCCGACGAGCCTCAAGGGGAGTGA
- the leuC gene encoding 3-isopropylmalate dehydratase large subunit, whose amino-acid sequence MTTDSVSTTTDRPRTLAEKVWASHLVAEGAKGEPDLLYIDLHLVHEVTSPQAFDGLRLAGRPVRRPDLTIATEDHNTPTLAIDKPIAEPTSRKQIETLRANAKEFGIRLHSLGDVEQGIVHVVGPQLGLTMPGITVVCGDSHTSTHGAFGALAMGIGTSEVEHVLATQTLPLKPFKTMAITVEGELKPGVTAKDIILAVIAKIGTGGGQGYVLEYRGSAIRALSMDGRMTICNMSIEAGARAGMVAPDETTYAYLKGRPHAPEGADWDAAVEYWNTLRTDDDALFDAEVYLDANELEPFVTWGTNPGQGVSLSESVPDPATIIDANERAAAERALEYMDLAAGTPMKQIPVDAVFMGSCTNSRLDDLRAFTSIIKGQKKAEGVRVMVVPGSARVRLEAEAEGLDKIVEEFGAEWRFAGCSMCLGMNPDQLAPGERCASTSNRNFEGRQGKGGRTHLVSPLVAAATAIRGTLSSPADLLADGIAVDTEYTGVEGVSA is encoded by the coding sequence ATGACGACCGATTCCGTGAGCACGACGACTGACCGGCCCCGCACTCTCGCCGAGAAGGTCTGGGCCTCCCACCTCGTCGCCGAAGGCGCGAAGGGCGAGCCCGACCTGCTCTACATCGACCTGCACCTCGTGCACGAGGTCACGAGCCCGCAGGCCTTCGACGGCCTCCGTCTCGCCGGCCGTCCTGTGCGCCGCCCCGACCTGACGATCGCGACGGAAGACCACAACACTCCGACGCTCGCGATCGACAAGCCCATCGCCGAGCCGACGAGCCGCAAGCAGATCGAGACGCTGCGCGCCAACGCGAAGGAGTTCGGGATTCGCCTGCACTCGCTCGGCGATGTCGAGCAGGGCATCGTGCACGTCGTCGGCCCGCAGCTGGGCCTCACGATGCCGGGCATCACGGTAGTGTGCGGCGACAGCCACACATCCACCCACGGCGCATTCGGCGCCCTCGCCATGGGCATCGGCACGAGCGAGGTCGAGCACGTGCTCGCCACCCAGACGCTGCCCCTCAAGCCGTTCAAGACCATGGCGATCACGGTCGAGGGCGAGCTCAAGCCCGGCGTGACGGCGAAAGACATCATCCTCGCCGTCATCGCCAAGATCGGCACGGGCGGCGGGCAGGGCTACGTGCTCGAATACCGCGGCTCGGCGATTCGCGCCCTCTCCATGGATGGCCGCATGACGATCTGCAACATGTCGATCGAGGCGGGTGCGCGGGCAGGCATGGTCGCCCCCGACGAGACGACCTACGCCTACCTCAAGGGTCGCCCGCACGCTCCGGAAGGAGCCGACTGGGATGCAGCGGTCGAGTACTGGAACACGCTGCGCACCGATGACGACGCCCTGTTCGACGCCGAGGTGTACCTCGACGCGAACGAGCTCGAGCCCTTCGTCACGTGGGGCACCAACCCCGGTCAGGGAGTCTCGCTGAGCGAGAGCGTTCCCGACCCCGCGACGATCATCGACGCCAACGAGCGTGCCGCGGCCGAGCGCGCCCTCGAGTACATGGACCTCGCCGCGGGCACGCCCATGAAGCAGATTCCCGTCGACGCCGTGTTCATGGGCTCCTGCACCAACAGCCGGCTCGACGACCTGCGCGCGTTCACCTCGATCATCAAGGGCCAGAAGAAGGCCGAGGGTGTTCGCGTCATGGTCGTTCCCGGCTCTGCGCGCGTGCGTCTCGAAGCGGAGGCCGAAGGGCTCGACAAGATCGTCGAGGAGTTCGGTGCTGAATGGCGCTTCGCGGGCTGCTCCATGTGCCTGGGCATGAACCCCGACCAGCTCGCCCCGGGGGAGCGCTGCGCCTCCACGAGCAACCGCAACTTCGAGGGTCGGCAGGGCAAGGGCGGTCGCACCCACCTCGTGAGCCCGCTCGTCGCGGCGGCCACGGCCATCCGGGGCACGCTCTCGAGCCCGGCCGACCTGCTCGCGGACGGCATTGCCGTCGATACTGAGTACACGGGCGTCGAGGGGGTGAGCGCGTAG
- a CDS encoding TerC family protein encodes MSDVVIPVWFEIGSLIVLSAILIVDLLLVIKRPHVPSPKESGLWVGFYVTLALIFAGLMFLIAGADAGGEFVAGWLTEYSLSIDNLFVFVLIMAQFSVPRRMQQRVLMIGIILALLFRGIFILLGAALIANFSWVFYIFGAFLLVTAAQQAFSGREDDEERESKLIGFLRKRIPITDEYDGMKMRTRIDGKAFFTPLLIVLIAIGTTDVIFALDSIPAIFGITQSPFIVFTANVFALMGLRQLYFLLGHLVDKLEYLKYGIAFILAFIGVKLVLHALHENELPFINGGEHVPVPEIDTWTSLIVILVAMAVAVVLSLLKIRREGRYLPTAIIGSADDEEEGSEAASAAAGTENTETRSGR; translated from the coding sequence GTGAGCGACGTCGTCATTCCCGTGTGGTTCGAGATCGGCTCTCTCATCGTGCTGAGCGCCATCCTTATCGTCGATCTGCTCCTCGTGATCAAGCGGCCGCACGTGCCGAGCCCGAAGGAGTCGGGGCTGTGGGTCGGGTTCTACGTGACTCTCGCGCTCATCTTCGCCGGGCTCATGTTCCTCATCGCGGGCGCCGACGCTGGTGGCGAGTTCGTGGCCGGCTGGCTCACCGAATACAGCCTCTCGATCGACAACCTGTTCGTGTTCGTGCTGATCATGGCGCAGTTCAGCGTTCCTCGGCGCATGCAGCAGCGCGTGCTCATGATCGGCATCATCCTGGCGCTGCTGTTCCGCGGCATCTTCATCCTGCTCGGTGCGGCCCTCATCGCGAACTTCAGCTGGGTCTTCTACATCTTCGGAGCGTTCCTTCTCGTCACCGCCGCGCAGCAGGCCTTCAGCGGCCGTGAGGACGACGAGGAGCGCGAGAGCAAGCTCATCGGGTTCCTGCGCAAGCGCATCCCAATCACCGACGAGTACGACGGCATGAAGATGCGCACACGCATCGATGGCAAGGCCTTCTTCACGCCCCTGCTCATCGTCCTCATCGCGATCGGCACGACCGATGTGATCTTCGCCCTCGACTCGATTCCCGCGATCTTCGGCATCACCCAGAGCCCGTTCATCGTCTTCACGGCGAACGTCTTCGCCCTCATGGGGCTGCGGCAGCTGTACTTCCTGCTCGGGCACCTCGTCGACAAGCTCGAATACCTCAAGTACGGCATCGCGTTCATCCTCGCCTTCATCGGCGTCAAGCTCGTGCTGCACGCGCTCCACGAGAACGAGCTGCCCTTCATCAACGGCGGCGAGCACGTGCCCGTGCCCGAGATCGACACCTGGACGTCGCTCATCGTCATCCTCGTCGCCATGGCGGTGGCGGTCGTGCTGAGCCTGCTCAAGATCCGCCGCGAGGGCCGCTACCTGCCGACCGCGATCATCGGCAGTGCGGACGACGAGGAGGAGGGGTCCGAAGCCGCGTCTGCTGCGGCGGGGACCGAGAACACCGAGACTCGCAGCGGGCGCTGA
- a CDS encoding Mur ligase family protein translates to MAGIVASVLYLPFVVTASVLGALAAIFIAGRWVRVAQREHYVPGSVSRMAWLWLRREPGSGPATAVVIVAIAVAVLVPIPALQALPLPAIVLLGLLPFGLGFRGTSKPLAVTSRVKRLLVVWIVLHLAVGVALTLLLGPAGPALTLLLSAPLTDLALAIMSPIEKSASQRYVAAAKKRLAQVRPTVVAITGSYGKTSTKNYVAHLLSATFTTVASPASFNNRLGLARSVNDKLVPGTEMFVAEMGMDAPGQIAELCEHFPPDIAAITVIGEGHLQRMRTTDAILQEKSTITDRARTVVLPIDDARLAALAASDRMNGKRVVTVSCVPGTDADVVLSPASGDAGATIVLGRGGEPVPVTIASTGHAVNVAVASGIALAAGVPGAVIASRLGALPGSQHRAEVQQSPSGALVIDDTYNANPVGSLRALESAAALAAERGGPLVVVTPGMVELGPVQAERNHAFGAAIGAVGARLFAVARTNRAALLAGYASTATAEALGADAVRSREHAVAEAVTVAGERGVILYENDLPDHYP, encoded by the coding sequence ATGGCCGGCATCGTCGCCTCGGTGCTCTATCTGCCCTTCGTGGTCACAGCAAGCGTCCTCGGGGCGCTCGCGGCGATCTTCATCGCGGGCCGCTGGGTGCGCGTCGCCCAGCGCGAGCACTACGTACCCGGCTCGGTGTCGCGCATGGCCTGGCTGTGGCTGCGCCGCGAGCCAGGGTCCGGCCCCGCGACGGCCGTTGTCATCGTGGCGATCGCGGTGGCGGTGCTCGTGCCGATTCCCGCCCTGCAGGCGCTCCCGCTCCCCGCCATCGTCCTGCTGGGCCTGCTGCCCTTCGGGCTGGGGTTCCGGGGCACCTCGAAGCCTCTCGCGGTCACGTCGCGCGTGAAGCGACTGCTCGTGGTGTGGATAGTTCTGCATCTCGCGGTCGGCGTGGCGCTCACACTCCTCCTCGGCCCCGCAGGCCCAGCGTTGACGCTCCTGTTGAGCGCGCCGCTCACCGATCTCGCGCTCGCGATCATGTCGCCCATCGAGAAGTCCGCCTCGCAGCGGTACGTAGCCGCGGCGAAGAAGCGGCTCGCCCAGGTGCGGCCGACGGTCGTGGCGATCACCGGGTCCTACGGCAAGACGAGCACGAAGAACTACGTGGCCCACCTGCTGAGCGCCACGTTCACGACGGTCGCGAGCCCAGCATCCTTCAACAATCGCTTGGGGCTCGCCCGGTCGGTGAATGACAAGCTCGTGCCGGGCACCGAGATGTTCGTCGCGGAGATGGGCATGGATGCTCCCGGCCAGATCGCGGAGCTGTGCGAGCACTTCCCGCCCGACATCGCGGCCATCACGGTCATCGGTGAAGGCCACCTGCAGCGCATGCGCACGACGGACGCGATTCTGCAGGAGAAGTCGACGATCACCGATCGTGCGCGCACGGTCGTGCTGCCGATCGATGACGCGCGCCTCGCGGCTCTTGCCGCCTCCGACCGCATGAACGGCAAGCGGGTCGTCACGGTCAGCTGCGTGCCGGGTACGGACGCCGACGTGGTGCTGTCTCCTGCATCGGGCGATGCGGGGGCCACGATCGTTCTCGGCCGGGGTGGCGAGCCGGTGCCGGTGACCATCGCGAGCACGGGCCACGCCGTCAACGTCGCGGTTGCGTCGGGCATCGCCCTCGCCGCGGGTGTGCCCGGCGCTGTCATCGCGTCGCGCCTCGGCGCGCTGCCGGGCTCGCAGCACCGCGCCGAGGTGCAGCAGTCACCGAGCGGAGCGCTCGTGATCGACGACACCTACAACGCGAACCCTGTCGGGTCGCTGCGCGCGCTCGAGAGCGCGGCGGCGCTCGCCGCCGAGCGGGGCGGCCCTCTCGTCGTCGTGACGCCGGGCATGGTCGAGCTCGGCCCCGTGCAGGCCGAGCGCAACCACGCGTTCGGCGCCGCGATCGGTGCTGTCGGAGCGCGACTGTTCGCGGTCGCACGCACCAACCGGGCCGCTCTGCTCGCGGGCTACGCGAGCACGGCGACGGCGGAGGCGCTCGGGGCGGACGCCGTGCGCTCGCGCGAGCACGCGGTCGCCGAGGCGGTCACGGTCGCGGGGGAGCGGGGCGTTATCCTCTATGAGAACGACTTGCCCGATCACTATCCGTGA
- the murA gene encoding UDP-N-acetylglucosamine 1-carboxyvinyltransferase: MNSLTQDSQKAAARVGLVSDSITIHGGKPLRGRVEVRGAKNLVTKAMVASLLADTPSTLKGVPEISDVAVVSGLLKAHGVAIDSSAPGVLTLDPSNVVGAHFAEIDAHAGSSRIPILFCGPLLHQLGEAFIPDLGGCRIGDRPIDFHLNALRAFGAVVEKSYQGIHLTAPHKLVGADIDLPFPSVGATEQVLLTAVRAEGTTELKNAAIEPEIMDLIAILQKMGAIISVEPNRVIVIEGVETLRGYNHTAIFDRNEAASWAAAALATGGDITVGGATQQELMTFLNVYRKVGGEFDVLEDGIRFWHPGGPLKPVMIETDVHPGFMTDWQQPLIVALTQAEGESVVHETVYENRFGFTEALNEMGANIVVHQSGLASITRRVPRRPLEQAAVITGPTPLHGADVRVPDLRGGFSHLIAALAAEGTSTVSNVGIISRGYELFIDKLRQLGADFELPS; encoded by the coding sequence ATGAACTCGCTCACCCAGGATTCGCAGAAGGCCGCCGCACGCGTCGGTCTCGTCTCCGACAGCATCACCATCCACGGCGGCAAGCCGCTGCGGGGTCGCGTGGAAGTGCGCGGCGCCAAGAACCTCGTCACCAAGGCGATGGTCGCCTCTCTGCTCGCCGACACCCCCAGCACTCTCAAGGGCGTGCCCGAGATCAGCGACGTCGCCGTCGTGAGCGGGCTGCTCAAGGCGCACGGGGTCGCGATCGACTCCTCCGCGCCCGGCGTGCTCACGCTCGACCCGAGCAACGTGGTCGGCGCGCACTTCGCCGAGATCGACGCGCACGCCGGCTCGAGCCGCATCCCGATCCTGTTCTGCGGCCCCCTCCTGCACCAGCTCGGCGAGGCCTTCATCCCCGACCTCGGCGGCTGCCGCATCGGCGACCGCCCCATCGACTTCCACCTCAACGCCCTGCGCGCCTTCGGGGCGGTCGTCGAGAAGTCGTACCAGGGCATCCACCTCACGGCGCCCCACAAGCTCGTCGGCGCCGATATCGACCTGCCGTTCCCGAGCGTCGGGGCGACCGAGCAGGTGCTCCTCACGGCGGTGCGGGCGGAGGGCACGACCGAGCTCAAGAACGCCGCGATCGAGCCCGAGATCATGGACCTCATCGCGATCCTGCAGAAGATGGGCGCGATCATCTCGGTCGAGCCCAACCGCGTCATCGTCATCGAGGGCGTGGAGACGCTGCGCGGCTACAACCACACCGCGATCTTCGACCGCAACGAGGCCGCGAGCTGGGCGGCGGCGGCGCTCGCGACGGGCGGCGACATCACTGTCGGCGGTGCGACGCAGCAAGAGCTCATGACCTTCCTCAACGTCTACCGCAAGGTCGGCGGCGAATTCGACGTGCTCGAGGACGGCATCCGCTTCTGGCACCCTGGAGGCCCGCTCAAGCCCGTCATGATCGAGACGGATGTGCACCCCGGCTTCATGACGGACTGGCAGCAGCCGCTCATCGTGGCCCTCACCCAGGCGGAGGGCGAGTCGGTCGTGCACGAGACGGTGTACGAGAACCGCTTCGGCTTCACGGAGGCGCTCAACGAGATGGGCGCGAACATCGTCGTGCACCAGTCGGGGCTCGCCTCCATCACGCGCCGCGTGCCGCGCCGACCGCTCGAGCAGGCCGCTGTCATCACGGGGCCGACCCCGTTGCACGGCGCCGACGTGCGTGTGCCCGACCTGCGCGGCGGCTTCAGCCACCTCATCGCCGCGCTCGCGGCGGAGGGCACGTCGACGGTGAGCAACGTGGGCATCATCAGCCGCGGCTACGAGCTGTTCATCGACAAGCTGCGGCAGCTGGGCGCCGACTTCGAGCTGCCCTCCTGA
- the leuD gene encoding 3-isopropylmalate dehydratase small subunit, protein MDKVTTVTGVAVPLRRSNVDTDQIIPAVFLKRVTKTGYDDGLFHEWRKDPQFILNRPEYAGARILITGSDFGTGSSREHAVWALRDFGFAAVISPKFADIFRGNAGKQGLLAGQVDEATVEQFWAELEASPGMEATVDLEARTVTVGNITAPFEIDDYTRWRLLEGLDDIALTLRDEQAITDFEARRESWRPTTLPAR, encoded by the coding sequence GTGGACAAGGTCACAACCGTCACCGGCGTCGCCGTGCCCCTGCGGCGCTCCAACGTCGACACCGATCAGATCATCCCCGCCGTCTTCCTCAAGCGCGTCACGAAGACCGGCTACGACGACGGGCTCTTCCACGAGTGGCGGAAGGACCCGCAGTTCATCCTCAACCGCCCCGAGTACGCCGGCGCTCGCATCCTCATCACGGGCTCCGACTTCGGCACCGGCTCGAGCCGCGAGCACGCCGTGTGGGCTCTGCGCGACTTCGGCTTCGCCGCCGTGATCAGCCCCAAGTTCGCCGACATCTTCCGCGGCAACGCTGGCAAGCAGGGGCTGCTCGCCGGCCAGGTCGACGAGGCGACGGTCGAGCAGTTCTGGGCCGAGCTCGAGGCGAGCCCCGGCATGGAGGCGACGGTCGACCTCGAGGCCCGCACCGTGACGGTGGGGAATATCACGGCCCCGTTCGAGATTGACGATTACACGCGCTGGCGCCTGCTCGAAGGGCTCGACGACATCGCGCTCACGCTGCGCGACGAGCAGGCGATCACCGATTTCGAAGCCCGCCGCGAAAGCTGGCGGCCGACGACTCTGCCCGCTCGCTGA
- a CDS encoding lysophospholipid acyltransferase family protein, which yields MTDATPATVDDDGRPARRRRREKTALWYVIAALCLPLLTLMARFPVIDGHKLPRQGAFILAPNHYSEIDPVIMGRFMWKLGRVPRFLAKASVFRVPVLGAILRWSGQIPVEREGRGRPDAPLKAAQQLVDRELAIIIYPEGTLTRDPDLWPMRGKSGAVRMALTAGVPIIPAAHWGTQQIMARYSKKISFFPRKTIYCKIGDPVDLSDLEGRPLDSATLAEGTRRVMTAIADLLGDLRDEQPPAERWDPAKNNQAETGRFE from the coding sequence GTGACTGACGCCACCCCCGCGACCGTCGACGACGACGGCCGCCCCGCGCGCCGTCGACGCCGGGAGAAGACCGCACTCTGGTACGTGATCGCGGCCCTGTGCCTCCCGCTCCTGACCCTCATGGCGCGGTTCCCCGTCATCGACGGCCACAAGCTTCCCCGTCAGGGCGCCTTCATCCTCGCGCCCAACCACTACAGCGAGATCGACCCCGTCATCATGGGCCGCTTCATGTGGAAGCTCGGGCGGGTTCCGCGCTTTCTCGCGAAAGCCTCCGTCTTCCGTGTTCCCGTGCTCGGTGCGATCCTGCGCTGGTCCGGTCAGATTCCGGTGGAGCGGGAGGGGCGGGGGCGGCCGGATGCTCCGCTCAAGGCGGCGCAGCAGCTCGTCGATCGCGAGCTCGCGATCATCATCTACCCCGAGGGCACCCTCACGCGCGACCCCGACCTGTGGCCCATGCGGGGCAAGAGCGGCGCGGTGCGCATGGCGCTCACCGCGGGCGTGCCGATCATTCCCGCCGCGCACTGGGGCACGCAGCAGATCATGGCGCGCTACTCGAAGAAGATCAGCTTCTTCCCCCGCAAGACCATCTACTGCAAGATCGGCGATCCCGTCGACCTGAGCGACCTCGAGGGGCGTCCGCTCGACTCGGCGACGCTCGCCGAGGGCACGCGTCGCGTCATGACGGCGATCGCCGACCTGCTCGGCGACCTGCGCGACGAGCAGCCGCCGGCGGAGCGCTGGGATCCCGCGAAGAACAACCAGGCCGAGACGGGCCGCTTTGAGTGA
- a CDS encoding diacylglycerol kinase family protein has product MTSSSRRVVVAINPAASFGRGSEVGPAVVTTLRGLGHEVTSLTEPDFAQLLDATRAALGDKPDALVVVGGDGMVNLGVTALEGTRIPLGIVPSGTGNDMARGLSIPIGDTEAAITALAAALHRPPRVIDAGRIAFDGSRARFACILSAGFDALVNERANRMRWPRGRSRYTIALLVELARLRPIEYRLTLDGVEHVERALLVAVANNLSFGGGMKVAPDASLYDGLFDVVLVRPLGRLAFLRIYPRVFAGTHVTDSRVVVHRARQVRIEADGVVAYADGERIAPLPVEIHMQEGSLRVLA; this is encoded by the coding sequence ATGACATCGTCGTCGCGTCGCGTGGTCGTCGCCATCAACCCGGCAGCATCCTTCGGCCGCGGCAGCGAGGTCGGGCCGGCCGTCGTCACCACGCTGCGCGGACTGGGCCACGAGGTGACAAGCCTCACCGAGCCTGACTTCGCGCAACTGCTCGACGCGACGCGCGCGGCGCTCGGCGACAAGCCCGATGCGCTCGTCGTCGTCGGCGGCGACGGCATGGTGAACCTCGGCGTCACCGCGCTCGAGGGCACACGTATTCCGCTCGGGATCGTGCCGAGCGGCACCGGCAATGACATGGCGCGCGGGCTGAGCATCCCGATCGGGGACACCGAGGCGGCGATCACGGCGCTCGCCGCGGCGCTGCATCGGCCGCCGCGCGTCATCGACGCTGGACGCATCGCGTTCGACGGCAGCCGGGCGCGGTTCGCGTGCATCCTCTCGGCCGGCTTCGATGCCCTCGTCAACGAGCGCGCCAACCGCATGCGCTGGCCGCGCGGCCGCAGCCGGTACACGATCGCGCTGCTCGTGGAGCTCGCACGGCTGCGCCCGATCGAGTACCGGCTCACGCTCGACGGCGTCGAGCACGTCGAGCGTGCGCTGCTCGTCGCCGTCGCCAACAACCTCTCCTTCGGCGGGGGCATGAAGGTCGCCCCCGACGCCTCGCTCTACGACGGGCTCTTCGACGTCGTGCTCGTGCGGCCCCTCGGGCGGCTCGCGTTCCTGCGCATCTACCCGCGCGTCTTCGCCGGAACCCACGTGACCGACAGCCGCGTCGTCGTCCATCGCGCCCGCCAGGTGCGCATCGAGGCGGACGGCGTCGTCGCCTACGCCGACGGGGAGCGCATCGCTCCGCTGCCCGTCGAGATCCACATGCAGGAAGGCTCGCTGCGAGTGCTCGCATAG